One Psychrobacillus glaciei genomic region harbors:
- a CDS encoding GNAT family N-acetyltransferase: protein MSTNIASEISIVNSLNKLDWEELAQLYVDVKWDSFPKDKLQKAFNASYLVSLAYLDERLIGCGRVITDGVFYGSIYDVIVHPDFQGMGIGNKIMTDILTKCSDIFFLQLTATHGREGFYEKLGLRKHKTAMGRYTHPSPEKEYLEELIEVVKK from the coding sequence ATGAGTACAAACATAGCGTCGGAAATTTCAATTGTTAATTCACTAAATAAATTAGATTGGGAAGAATTAGCGCAACTTTATGTAGATGTTAAATGGGACAGTTTTCCAAAGGATAAGCTTCAAAAAGCATTTAATGCTAGCTATTTAGTTTCGCTTGCTTATTTAGATGAAAGGCTAATTGGATGTGGAAGGGTTATTACAGACGGAGTTTTCTATGGGAGTATTTACGATGTAATTGTACACCCTGATTTTCAAGGCATGGGAATAGGCAATAAAATAATGACGGATATTTTAACTAAATGTAGTGATATTTTCTTTCTCCAGCTCACTGCTACACATGGTAGAGAAGGATTTTACGAGAAGTTGGGTCTACGAAAACATAAAACGGCGATGGGGAGATATACGCATCCTTCACCAGAGAAAGAGTACTTAGAAGAACTAATTGAAGTAGTGAAAAAATAG
- a CDS encoding PadR family transcriptional regulator produces the protein MTETAFYILLSLTEPRHGYGIIKRVEEMTNGRITLGSGTIYGTLTKMQRDEIITIYVDEKRKTIYEIMDLGKQLMQEEMKRLKELHHNVLYFEKDVQCSKRM, from the coding sequence ATGACGGAAACTGCCTTTTATATATTACTTTCATTAACAGAGCCAAGACATGGTTATGGAATTATTAAACGAGTAGAAGAGATGACAAATGGTCGAATTACACTTGGATCTGGAACGATTTATGGAACCTTAACTAAAATGCAACGGGATGAAATTATTACAATTTATGTGGATGAAAAACGTAAAACGATATATGAAATTATGGATTTAGGAAAGCAACTTATGCAAGAAGAAATGAAGCGATTGAAAGAATTACATCACAACGTATTGTATTTCGAGAAGGACGTTCAATGTTCAAAAAGAATGTGA
- a CDS encoding DUF2812 domain-containing protein: MFKKNVKWLWSYNIEKTEQWLTEMMKKGWHLTNANRLTRTSSFEQGKQNNMTYRIQYNPKNRSFPTRL; the protein is encoded by the coding sequence ATGTTCAAAAAGAATGTGAAGTGGTTATGGAGCTATAATATTGAAAAAACGGAGCAGTGGCTCACTGAAATGATGAAAAAAGGTTGGCATTTAACAAATGCAAATCGTTTGACACGAACATCTAGTTTCGAACAAGGCAAGCAAAATAATATGACATATCGCATTCAATATAATCCAAAGAATCGTTCTTTCCCTACAAGATTGTAG
- a CDS encoding DUF4183 domain-containing protein yields the protein MALSLINIHVNVSATSSRFFDVLTAPLVVTNGTKILATAFLNDSGVAVTTFPAVTNGYYNFYLNGVLQEGGSYTISETELTFNVAGTIAAGTPLVVEAVELATVI from the coding sequence ATGGCACTTTCCTTAATCAACATTCATGTGAATGTCTCCGCTACTTCGTCAAGATTTTTCGATGTATTAACAGCTCCTTTAGTTGTTACTAATGGAACAAAAATTCTTGCAACTGCCTTCCTAAATGATAGTGGGGTTGCTGTAACTACTTTTCCAGCTGTAACAAATGGTTACTACAATTTCTATCTAAACGGTGTGTTACAAGAGGGTGGTTCATATACCATCTCTGAGACAGAATTGACCTTTAATGTCGCTGGTACTATCGCTGCTGGAACACCTCTAGTAGTAGAAGCTGTGGAGTTAGCAACTGTAATCTAA
- a CDS encoding DUF4183 domain-containing protein, whose amino-acid sequence MCEHEEPKKHPPLNGDLFKISIIPTVKRYFYIPKCNIHLENGSTIPSNLFINDEGKQTIKFTRFIPNGYINLYVNGVMQEGKLYVLHANYLTLYPIHSIILAGTPIIVESLGFNAKITL is encoded by the coding sequence ATGTGTGAACACGAAGAGCCTAAAAAGCATCCTCCATTAAACGGGGATCTATTTAAAATTAGTATCATTCCAACAGTGAAAAGGTATTTTTATATTCCAAAATGTAATATTCATTTAGAGAATGGATCAACTATTCCATCTAATCTATTTATAAATGATGAAGGAAAACAAACAATTAAATTCACGCGTTTTATCCCAAATGGATATATTAACCTTTATGTTAACGGTGTAATGCAAGAAGGGAAACTGTATGTGTTGCATGCAAATTATTTAACTTTATATCCTATTCATTCGATAATTTTAGCAGGTACTCCTATTATTGTTGAATCTTTGGGGTTTAATGCGAAGATTACATTATAA
- a CDS encoding MDR family MFS transporter, whose protein sequence is MTWINYPQNIKVRLITSFFNRAVSSSVMPFMALFFAHEMSKIWAGLFLICTVIISFFVNLIGGYISDRFPRKRVLVFTSFFSALMFLMMTMSLFPREKIIWLFASAYVAYIITSSLGRPAMNAIIIDSTTPENRKEVYAVDYWLINLSMAIGAALGGLLYINHQIELFAMLTITSISVPIAYKIWLIDEQTSRYEKQHNNVFLDLVQNYKVAFQDRPFVKVVLGTMFIMAAEFSLNSYIGVRLAETFKGVRIGEFEIVGVRMLSILNIENMLLVVCFTFLINKFTDRFRRQKVLLVGLIIYSVGYVTVTSANTWYILILFNLIATIGELVYSPVRNAEQANMIPADKRGSYSAFSNISFSGADLIARSTIIIGAFLIPTMMSVYIGVILMFGIFLLYSGLFIRRTINTKISF, encoded by the coding sequence ATGACTTGGATAAACTATCCACAAAATATCAAAGTTCGCTTAATTACATCTTTTTTTAATCGTGCGGTATCATCTTCCGTGATGCCATTTATGGCGTTATTTTTTGCCCACGAAATGAGCAAAATTTGGGCAGGGCTCTTTTTAATATGTACCGTAATTATTAGTTTTTTTGTAAATTTAATCGGGGGTTATATTTCTGATCGATTTCCACGGAAACGAGTATTGGTATTTACTTCATTTTTTAGTGCTTTGATGTTTCTAATGATGACGATGAGTTTATTTCCTCGAGAGAAAATTATTTGGCTTTTCGCTTCGGCTTATGTAGCTTATATCATTACTAGTAGTCTTGGTAGGCCGGCGATGAATGCTATTATTATCGATTCCACAACCCCTGAAAATAGGAAAGAAGTGTATGCGGTTGATTATTGGCTTATAAATTTATCGATGGCGATTGGTGCTGCACTAGGTGGCTTGCTATATATAAATCACCAAATTGAGTTGTTTGCGATGCTGACGATAACCTCTATAAGTGTACCTATTGCTTATAAAATTTGGCTGATCGATGAGCAAACAAGTCGTTATGAAAAACAACATAATAATGTTTTTCTTGATTTGGTTCAAAATTATAAAGTGGCATTTCAGGATCGACCATTTGTCAAAGTAGTGCTTGGTACGATGTTTATCATGGCAGCAGAATTTTCTTTGAATAGTTATATCGGGGTTAGATTAGCGGAAACGTTCAAAGGCGTACGTATTGGAGAATTTGAGATCGTAGGCGTACGAATGTTAAGTATTCTCAATATAGAGAACATGTTGCTAGTTGTTTGCTTCACATTTTTGATTAATAAATTCACGGATCGTTTCAGGAGGCAAAAAGTATTGCTAGTGGGACTTATTATTTATAGTGTTGGTTATGTTACGGTCACATCAGCGAACACATGGTACATACTAATTCTGTTCAACCTTATTGCAACAATCGGTGAATTAGTCTACTCACCAGTACGTAATGCCGAGCAGGCGAATATGATCCCTGCAGATAAAAGAGGATCTTACTCCGCATTTTCGAACATTTCATTTAGTGGAGCAGACTTAATTGCACGTTCTACAATTATAATTGGTGCGTTTTTAATCCCTACGATGATGTCTGTTTATATAGGTGTTATTTTGATGTTTGGTATCTTCCTTTTGTATTCTGGGTTGTTTATAAGAAGAACTATAAACACAAAGATATCGTTCTAA
- a CDS encoding sensor histidine kinase — translation MLETFLINILFIVFPVLLTVVFLDNIKESHSSLFLLFFTLSMLLCMIYPIRLEIGFIFDLRYVPFIIVALYGGYKRLLPLYIILNIYRLVIGGDGLVLSFAYSTVIFIALPMIKHRFMRYNTKNRIMTGVIAGVMIMVIYLLQLSLYFEILTREYWTLAFYAVTTHGFVIAINLIMIEKIISNIKKRENYLRSERLHVMSELSASVSHEIRNPLTVTKGFLQLLHVSKNITGEDKVYIDFSLQELIRAENILNDYLAFAKPQSEYMVHSDLKEEAEYVKNILMPLAIFHNVEIVCILSNSLKKRFDQNQMKQCLINLLKNSIEAMKEEGGTLTIQVIEKGKNIVIRIQDEGIGMTKDEILQLGKPYYSNKKEGTGLGMLMVYGTISKIKGKIDVQSKIGEGTIFTITIPT, via the coding sequence TCTGACCGTAGTCTTTTTGGATAATATTAAGGAAAGTCATTCTTCACTTTTTCTCCTTTTTTTCACTCTTTCAATGTTACTATGTATGATTTATCCAATTAGATTGGAAATTGGATTTATATTTGATTTGAGGTATGTTCCGTTTATTATAGTTGCTCTTTATGGTGGCTATAAAAGGTTACTTCCGCTTTATATCATATTGAATATATATCGATTGGTAATCGGAGGAGATGGTCTCGTACTGTCTTTCGCTTATTCAACAGTCATTTTTATTGCCTTGCCAATGATAAAACACCGATTTATGAGATATAATACAAAGAATCGAATAATGACAGGAGTTATCGCAGGTGTGATGATCATGGTTATTTATTTGCTCCAATTGTCCTTATATTTTGAAATTCTGACGAGAGAATATTGGACATTAGCTTTTTATGCAGTGACCACTCATGGATTTGTCATAGCCATTAACTTGATTATGATTGAAAAAATCATTTCTAATATTAAAAAACGCGAAAATTACCTTCGATCGGAACGGCTGCATGTCATGAGTGAACTTTCTGCAAGTGTCTCCCATGAAATTAGAAATCCTTTGACTGTGACGAAAGGATTTCTACAATTATTGCATGTATCGAAAAATATCACGGGTGAGGATAAAGTATATATCGATTTCTCTTTACAAGAATTGATTCGAGCGGAAAATATATTAAATGATTATTTGGCATTTGCTAAACCTCAATCAGAGTATATGGTCCATTCTGATTTAAAGGAAGAGGCTGAATATGTAAAGAATATATTAATGCCGCTTGCTATATTCCATAATGTTGAAATTGTATGTATTTTATCTAATTCCTTGAAGAAAAGATTTGACCAAAATCAGATGAAGCAATGTTTGATTAACTTATTAAAAAATTCAATAGAAGCAATGAAGGAAGAGGGAGGGACTCTTACCATACAAGTGATTGAGAAAGGTAAGAATATTGTCATCCGTATTCAGGATGAGGGTATAGGGATGACGAAAGATGAAATCCTTCAATTAGGAAAGCCGTATTATTCTAACAAAAAAGAAGGAACTGGTCTTGGAATGCTAATGGTATATGGAACTATTAGCAAAATTAAAGGGAAAATTGATGTACAAAGCAAAATAGGAGAGGGAACAATCTTTACAATTACCATTCCAACATAA
- a CDS encoding ABC transporter substrate-binding protein: protein MEKHLLTLWREVPSGNIKQEELAKVLDLSLKQTARYIQKWAIEGWLTFTSGRGRGNLSTLNWLKNVETIFEEQVTKMIEEAPVELSSKYLVLDWSPDSKLRLMNKFRSKFGYVQTTNDKLVIPKRNPFLTIHPLEAADVSSASLVANLFNRLVTVDEQGVIAPELAHSWDITPINIRMYLKKDIKFHDGSILTAKDVIVCLNKLRNYPQYRELWKPIKNINVVAPLVLDIYFPDGCSYCLQMLGTMNASIYKENNTEVLGTGCFYLEDNNEKKTTLAAFKEYFGERPLLDVVEFVQVPKEFDVVYRSSVQEETHTTFQVESDFGFGVVIMNSFRNTSIQHKEVRDYLHYIIAKNRHEINQVDSRKLPNHHGCLIGESKSLTISEVKKPIFSEPLVLKLVDYTENTTMWLKNILEQEGIPIVTKRVSFKDTVFNNEENEDVDLFIHEEVFELNQNFSFFYFLLNGYSKLASILKKDTKSNSYLEEYLHTPFEKWTALNLKVEKELVENSIIIPIYYCKRQIPFTKDLMNIQIKHFGYVDFSKLWVRPKIEEV from the coding sequence ATGGAGAAACACTTATTAACTTTATGGAGAGAAGTCCCTTCCGGTAATATTAAACAAGAAGAGTTAGCTAAAGTATTGGATTTAAGTCTTAAGCAGACAGCTCGATATATACAAAAATGGGCAATAGAAGGCTGGCTTACATTTACCTCTGGTCGTGGAAGAGGAAATCTATCGACATTAAATTGGCTCAAAAATGTGGAAACTATATTTGAAGAACAAGTAACAAAAATGATTGAAGAAGCCCCAGTAGAGTTGAGTAGTAAGTATTTAGTATTAGATTGGTCGCCAGATAGCAAACTTCGTTTAATGAATAAGTTTCGGTCAAAATTTGGTTACGTCCAAACAACAAATGATAAGCTCGTTATTCCAAAAAGAAACCCATTCCTGACGATTCACCCTTTAGAAGCCGCAGATGTAAGTAGTGCCAGCTTGGTAGCTAATCTTTTTAATCGTTTAGTTACAGTCGATGAACAAGGAGTTATTGCACCTGAACTCGCACATAGCTGGGATATTACCCCTATTAACATTCGAATGTATTTGAAAAAAGACATTAAATTCCACGATGGTTCTATATTAACAGCAAAAGATGTAATCGTTTGTTTAAATAAGTTACGCAATTACCCGCAGTATCGAGAATTGTGGAAACCAATAAAAAACATAAATGTAGTAGCTCCATTAGTATTAGATATTTATTTCCCTGATGGATGCAGTTATTGTTTGCAAATGCTTGGAACGATGAACGCTAGTATATATAAAGAAAATAATACCGAAGTGCTCGGTACAGGTTGTTTTTACTTAGAAGATAATAATGAAAAGAAAACGACTTTAGCAGCATTTAAAGAATATTTTGGAGAAAGACCTTTACTAGATGTTGTGGAATTCGTGCAAGTACCCAAGGAATTCGACGTAGTGTATCGATCCTCCGTACAAGAAGAAACTCACACCACTTTTCAAGTAGAAAGTGATTTTGGTTTTGGTGTAGTAATCATGAATAGTTTTCGAAACACTTCGATACAACACAAGGAAGTTCGTGATTATTTGCACTATATTATTGCAAAAAACAGACATGAGATCAATCAAGTAGATTCACGAAAATTGCCAAATCACCATGGATGCCTTATTGGAGAAAGTAAGAGCCTGACTATTTCAGAAGTGAAAAAACCAATTTTTTCGGAGCCACTTGTATTAAAGCTGGTGGACTATACGGAAAATACAACCATGTGGCTAAAAAATATATTGGAACAAGAAGGGATTCCAATAGTAACAAAACGGGTTTCATTTAAGGATACAGTTTTCAACAACGAAGAGAATGAGGATGTTGATCTCTTTATTCACGAGGAAGTGTTCGAATTGAATCAAAACTTTTCATTTTTCTATTTCCTACTAAATGGGTACTCGAAATTAGCTAGTATCCTAAAAAAAGACACAAAATCAAATTCTTATTTAGAGGAATACCTACACACTCCATTTGAAAAATGGACTGCTCTTAATCTAAAAGTAGAAAAAGAACTAGTTGAGAATTCTATTATTATTCCAATATACTACTGTAAACGGCAAATCCCATTCACTAAGGATCTAATGAATATTCAAATAAAGCATTTTGGCTATGTGGATTTTTCAAAACTTTGGGTACGTCCGAAAATAGAAGAAGTATAA